Proteins found in one Aspergillus puulaauensis MK2 DNA, chromosome 8, nearly complete sequence genomic segment:
- a CDS encoding uncharacterized protein (COG:S;~EggNog:ENOG410PPQG;~SECRETED:SignalP(1-19);~TransMembrane:1 (n6-14c19/20o284-313i)), translating to MTLRSLLLGGALALTSANAMLVVPDVDADAAVIPDDVARLHPIQAQAAQQQQVDLACAECPFAIKSGDETALSLKFTIDDGFLLANDRQIFPPAPPSPIAAVQRHVQDDEESEPIPLGYAVEMMPLPSPPEEPFDMVEVRFTVLDLDGYPVPLDTIAITLIHDAEGTLYMAGTEIEETADHESWRKCSGKPKCLRKFLVHRIHSMFAAAKERLTGMFKGQGCADAGGPPHPPFPPHHHGDFDRLSPAEGHRGHHGPHGPHPPPHFNHNFHKTWERTLHRVMRFIVVPAILGVLAGLAASVLGMLVGQLAVFMWQRYRRTDRKESAEEGSVTEKQGLMGGSTDDLPPAYTDDEIVAEQTADKA from the exons ATGACGCTCCGttcgcttcttcttggggGCGCCCTCGCGCTTACCAGCGCAAACGCCATGCTGGTTGTCCCAGATGTCGACGCTGATGCCGCTGTCATCCCTGACGATGtcgctcgtcttcatcccatTCAAGCCCAGGcggcacagcagcagcaagttGACCTTGCCTGCGCTGAGTGCCCATTTGCCATCAAGAGTGGTGACGAAACCGCACTG TCACTGAAATTTACTATCGATGATGGCTTTCTTTTGGCCAACGACCGCCAAATCTTCCCCCCTGCCCCTCCATCGCCGATCGCGGCTGTTCAGCGTCACGTACAGGATGACGAAGAATCCGAACCCATCCCCTTGGGCTACGCCGTCGAAATGATGCCGCTCCCGTCTCCCCCAGAAGAGCCATTTGACATGGTGGAAGTTCGTTTCACTGTTCTCGACCTTGATGGCTACCCCGTTCCGTTGGACACTATCGCCATCACTCTTATCCACGATGCCGAAGGCACCTTATACATGGCTGGAACCGAAATCGAGGAGACTGCCGACCATGAATCCTGGAGGAAGTGCAGTGGAAAGCCCAAATGTCTGAGAAAGTTCCTGGTTCACCGCATCCACTCAATGTTCGCCGCGGCCAAGGAGCGCCTTACCGGAATGTTCAAGGGACAGGGTTGTGCCGATGCTGGTGGaccccctcatcctcccttCCCCCCGCACCACCATGGTGACTTTGACCGCCTCTCGCCCGCTGAGGGACATCGTGGTCACCACGGCCCTCACGggcctcaccctcctccccactTCAACCACAACTTCCACAAGACCTGGGAACGTACCCTGCACCGCGTTATGCGCTTCATCGTGGTGCCCGCCATTCTTGGAGTTCTGGCTGGTCTCGCCGCTAGCGTTTTGGGTATGCTGGTCGGCCAGCTCGCCGTCTTCATGTGGCAACGCTACCGCCGTACCGACCGTAAGGAATCGGCTGAAGAGGGTTCTGTTACAGAAAAGCAAGGTCTGATGGGCGGGTCGACCGATGATCTACCCCCAGCATACACTGATGATGAAATTGTGGCCGAGCAAACTGCGGACAAGGCATAA